In Blastopirellula sediminis, the following proteins share a genomic window:
- a CDS encoding sodium-translocating pyrophosphatase, with protein MQVLIWLLVLLAALAALTQAYVFFMQMLRSDPGTARMQEIASFVREGADAYLTQQYRVVAIFFVVIFAMLAALSYVFRAQSDWVPFAFVTGGFFSGLAGWIGMKTATAASSRTSAGARISLNQGLQVAFRSGAVMGLTVVGLGLLDITIWFAVLRWVFQLSLIDVTVTMLCFGMGASCQALFARVGGGIFTKAADVGADLVGKVEQGIPEDDPRNPASIADNVGDNVGDVAGMGADLYESYCGSLLATAALGVAAFSSPVLADAANLDVPTAQFYALFLPLAIAAAGILLSIAGVYMVQTEEGATQKNLLAALGRGINFSTGLVAVASIFLTMWLMPKVEGAVYMYVPGVALSIFTGLAAGWLIGKWTEYSTSDEFEPTKKLADQAITGPATIIIGGIADGMMSVWAPVIVIAVATLVAFGAANGWRFSDPDYFALGLYGVGIAAVGMLSTLGITLATDAYGPIADNAGGNAEMSGLESIVRERTDALDSLGNTTAATGKGFAIGSAALTALALLAAYVEEVRIGFERWGDNLAHVIDADQPYRVSSGFLIYKTVEDEAEHVHGFLALPADRRDKRVAAAWNELDFSHGPVKVPAEMITVEKSEGHVHLKMVGRDTELLPVHTATLIDFTNYYEANLMNPKVLGGMFVGAMATFVFCALTMKAVGRAAKGMVEEVRRQFQEKPGIMDGSELPDYASPVEISTKAAQWEMVLPSVLGLATPIVIGFLLGVGGVLGLLVGTLTTGFCLAIFMANSGGAWDNAKKYIEAGSHGGKGSPAHKAAVVGDTVGDPFKDTSGPSLNILIKLMSMVSVVVAGFVVRYSLMALGVF; from the coding sequence ATGCAGGTTCTGATCTGGTTGCTCGTGCTGTTGGCGGCGCTGGCTGCGCTGACCCAGGCCTACGTCTTTTTCATGCAGATGTTGCGGTCCGATCCCGGTACCGCGCGAATGCAGGAAATCGCTAGTTTCGTTCGCGAAGGCGCCGACGCCTATTTAACGCAGCAATATCGCGTGGTGGCGATCTTCTTCGTCGTCATCTTCGCGATGCTCGCCGCGTTGTCCTACGTTTTCCGAGCGCAGAGCGATTGGGTGCCGTTTGCGTTTGTGACCGGCGGGTTTTTTAGCGGTCTGGCCGGTTGGATCGGCATGAAAACGGCGACCGCCGCCAGCAGTCGGACTTCGGCCGGCGCGCGGATCTCGCTCAACCAAGGCTTGCAGGTCGCTTTTCGCAGCGGCGCGGTGATGGGGCTGACGGTCGTGGGACTTGGTCTGCTCGACATCACCATCTGGTTCGCGGTCTTGCGGTGGGTCTTTCAGCTCAGCTTGATCGACGTGACGGTCACGATGCTCTGCTTTGGAATGGGGGCAAGTTGCCAGGCGCTGTTCGCGCGCGTCGGCGGCGGCATCTTTACCAAAGCGGCCGACGTCGGCGCCGACCTGGTCGGCAAAGTGGAGCAAGGTATCCCCGAAGACGATCCGCGCAATCCAGCGTCGATCGCCGATAACGTGGGAGATAACGTCGGCGACGTCGCCGGCATGGGCGCTGACCTTTACGAATCGTATTGCGGCTCGCTATTGGCGACCGCTGCGCTCGGCGTCGCCGCGTTCAGTTCGCCGGTCCTGGCCGACGCGGCCAACTTGGATGTGCCGACCGCGCAGTTCTACGCTCTCTTCTTACCATTGGCGATCGCCGCCGCCGGCATTTTGCTTTCGATCGCCGGCGTCTACATGGTGCAAACCGAAGAAGGTGCGACGCAAAAGAATCTGCTCGCGGCGCTTGGCCGGGGGATTAACTTCTCGACCGGTTTGGTCGCGGTGGCGTCGATCTTTCTGACGATGTGGCTGATGCCCAAAGTCGAAGGCGCCGTCTACATGTATGTCCCCGGCGTCGCCCTCAGCATCTTCACTGGCCTCGCCGCAGGTTGGTTGATCGGCAAATGGACGGAATACTCGACCAGCGACGAATTCGAGCCGACCAAGAAACTTGCCGACCAGGCGATAACCGGACCAGCGACGATCATCATCGGCGGAATCGCCGACGGCATGATGTCGGTCTGGGCGCCGGTCATCGTGATCGCGGTGGCGACGCTGGTTGCGTTCGGCGCGGCGAACGGTTGGCGGTTTTCTGATCCCGATTACTTCGCGCTCGGACTCTACGGCGTCGGCATCGCCGCAGTGGGGATGCTTAGCACGCTGGGCATCACGCTCGCGACCGACGCCTACGGACCGATCGCCGACAACGCCGGCGGCAACGCCGAAATGTCGGGGCTCGAATCAATTGTCCGTGAGCGGACCGACGCGCTTGATAGTCTTGGCAACACCACCGCCGCGACCGGCAAAGGATTCGCGATTGGTTCGGCCGCACTTACGGCGCTCGCGCTATTGGCCGCTTACGTGGAAGAGGTGCGGATCGGCTTTGAACGCTGGGGAGACAACCTTGCGCATGTGATCGACGCCGATCAGCCCTATCGGGTTTCCAGCGGGTTCTTGATTTACAAAACGGTCGAAGACGAGGCCGAGCACGTTCACGGCTTTTTGGCGTTGCCAGCCGATCGTCGCGACAAGCGAGTCGCGGCGGCATGGAACGAACTCGACTTTTCGCATGGACCGGTGAAGGTTCCGGCCGAGATGATCACCGTCGAAAAGAGCGAGGGGCACGTTCACTTGAAGATGGTTGGTCGCGATACGGAGCTGCTTCCGGTCCATACCGCAACCTTGATCGACTTCACCAACTACTATGAAGCGAACTTGATGAATCCAAAGGTGCTCGGCGGGATGTTCGTCGGCGCCATGGCCACCTTCGTCTTTTGCGCACTGACGATGAAAGCGGTCGGGCGTGCGGCGAAAGGGATGGTCGAGGAAGTCCGCCGCCAGTTCCAGGAAAAGCCAGGGATCATGGACGGTAGCGAACTGCCGGACTACGCGTCTCCGGTCGAGATCAGCACCAAAGCGGCGCAGTGGGAGATGGTTCTCCCCTCGGTTCTTGGTCTGGCGACGCCGATTGTGATTGGCTTCTTATTGGGAGTCGGCGGCGTGCTCGGTCTATTGGTCGGTACGCTCACAACAGGGTTCTGCCTGGCGATTTTCATGGCCAATTCGGGTGGCGCTTGGGATAACGCCAAGAAATACATCGAGGCTGGCTCTCATGGCGGCAAGGGTTCCCCTGCCCACAAAGCGGCCGTTGTCGGCGATACGGTGGGAGATCCGTTTAAGGATACGAGCGGCCCGAGTTTGAACATTTTGATCAAGCTGATGAGCATGGTCAGCGTCGTCGTGGCTGGTTTCGTCGTCCGCTATAGCCTGATGGCGCTCGGGGTGTTCTAG